Proteins co-encoded in one uncultured Draconibacterium sp. genomic window:
- a CDS encoding two-component regulator propeller domain-containing protein: MTIIAIFDAPDCIRMKKTSFFILSIFISVLVWGNSTVLNQTEKSFIVSNEISNQQVTSFAEDAFGHIWIATIRGLNKYNINEYHQYFSTDDSLSISNNRILQIYTDSKKRLWIATVDGACRYNEQDCFDRIPIESTSKNSIYFFEDNDGKLFLNLNFELCVYNEELNKFEPVIRDLDHQNFGTSCFVDKSNNIWVVTPWHVKCYNSHNYELKQELKREKYTTFSYLDENGKLWLASWRDLEIYDTRTGKYEQVPHAIAQHPVLKNAIIYRMHPYNNSSVLIQTQKDGVFIYNKFSETIVHQSESGFPFIVPDFDITSFFTDSQKNLWIGSFDQGYKVIYHYKERFNNNQFLQSKLKGKSVLSVASDHDKNLWIVTRSDGIMLYRNDNNEIHHFSNQELYAFWDSFQHTASSIYIGSDNTIWVLSDWMLLKMRLEKGKLVRKKHYYFPTGLISITEDAKGAIWLGGKDQSIFVLNKGKEEFEPFHLYGKEYNFTPALLTLSSGNILVASFNHELQLIDADSREVTSIPIKYLNKKTAFVPVCLFEDAIGDVWIGTISNGVYRLSTSNNTIEQVNGIGCTDISGITEDVAGNIWIGTLFGLSKFDRTTQHFINYYATDGIGGNQFNEKSVCRLSDNTLVFGGTHGLTFFNPIDINYKQNIPLVFENLKIHNKIEQPAKSSSIDKHLSYKPDITLNYNQNSFTISFSAIDYGEYERVKYAYKMDGYDNIWIDANSSRQAYYSNLPPGKYTFRVKIFNNENTINETQNKIFVRIKPAPWLSWPALSLYTILFLFIVVLVVRMQRRIKSNKDKALKAQIEIEQEHKVNKMNMSFFSNLSHEFRTPLTMISGPITILSNDDHLKEESKQLIYIVQRSVNRMLRLVNQLMDFNKLENDTLKLKVKTIDIISELNRTIDIFKLNAKEKEIDINTYGLEDRFMMWLDMDKLEKIVSNLLINAIKFSGSKGKINITFDVISREEIAGIFPLTVQDASTQWVKVAISDTGKGIPEDKLEKIFERYYQLNNQTKEYYNWGTGIGLYYSRRLVEIHHGFIKADNNDDGGATFTFVLPVSKQAYSPEERQPEAKTQQNEYVPLPTEEEYKYEFAIDDNKQKQKLLIIDDESEIIHYLKALLSPYYDVNYKFDADSAFKELNETEPDLILCDVVMPGTDGFTFSRKVKDSLSFCHIPIVLVTAKATVENQVEGLNSGADAYVTKPFDPNYLLALINSQLSNRKKTQRILVGVTKTEKIEQDILTPQDKSFMSELYKLMENELSNSELNINRMTEVLKISRTKFYYKVKGLTGENPGILFKTYKLNRAAELILEGNMNISEIADITGFSTPSHFSVSFKKHFGVSPKNYHG, from the coding sequence ATGACGATTATTGCTATTTTTGATGCTCCAGATTGTATTCGAATGAAAAAAACAAGCTTTTTTATACTTAGTATTTTTATATCGGTTCTTGTTTGGGGAAATTCAACTGTGCTTAACCAAACTGAAAAGAGTTTCATTGTATCAAACGAAATATCTAATCAGCAGGTGACCTCATTTGCTGAAGATGCATTCGGGCATATCTGGATTGCCACAATTCGGGGACTCAACAAATACAATATTAACGAGTATCATCAATATTTCAGTACCGATGATTCATTAAGCATTTCGAACAACCGAATACTCCAAATTTATACCGACTCGAAAAAACGACTATGGATAGCAACTGTAGATGGTGCTTGCAGATACAACGAGCAAGACTGTTTTGACCGTATTCCGATTGAAAGTACAAGTAAAAATTCCATCTATTTTTTTGAAGACAATGATGGGAAGCTCTTTTTAAACCTGAATTTTGAGCTATGTGTTTACAACGAAGAGCTGAATAAGTTTGAGCCGGTGATCAGGGATTTGGATCATCAGAATTTTGGAACCTCTTGTTTTGTAGACAAATCAAATAATATTTGGGTTGTTACTCCATGGCATGTAAAATGCTATAACAGCCATAACTACGAGCTAAAACAAGAGTTAAAACGCGAGAAGTACACTACGTTTTCGTACCTCGATGAGAATGGAAAACTATGGCTTGCTTCGTGGCGAGATTTAGAGATTTATGATACCCGAACAGGAAAATATGAGCAAGTTCCGCATGCCATTGCTCAACATCCGGTTTTAAAAAATGCCATTATTTACCGTATGCATCCGTACAATAATTCGTCGGTATTAATTCAAACCCAAAAAGACGGAGTTTTCATCTACAATAAATTCTCCGAAACCATTGTCCATCAATCAGAAAGCGGGTTCCCTTTTATCGTTCCAGACTTCGATATCACTTCGTTTTTTACCGATTCGCAAAAAAACCTGTGGATAGGATCTTTCGATCAGGGCTATAAAGTGATATACCACTATAAAGAACGATTTAACAACAACCAGTTTTTACAATCGAAGTTAAAAGGCAAGTCTGTTCTTTCTGTGGCTTCCGACCACGACAAAAACTTATGGATTGTTACCCGTTCAGACGGTATAATGTTGTACCGCAACGACAACAACGAAATCCACCATTTCTCCAACCAGGAATTGTATGCATTCTGGGATTCGTTTCAACATACTGCCAGTAGCATTTATATTGGCAGCGACAATACCATTTGGGTACTATCAGACTGGATGTTGCTTAAAATGCGCCTAGAAAAAGGAAAGCTGGTGCGAAAAAAACATTACTATTTCCCTACGGGATTAATATCGATTACCGAAGATGCAAAAGGTGCTATCTGGCTGGGCGGAAAGGATCAATCCATTTTTGTTCTAAACAAAGGCAAAGAGGAATTCGAGCCATTTCACTTATATGGAAAAGAATACAATTTTACCCCGGCTTTGTTAACACTATCGTCGGGTAATATTTTGGTTGCATCCTTTAATCATGAGTTACAGTTAATCGATGCCGATTCGAGAGAAGTTACCTCCATCCCCATCAAATATCTAAATAAAAAAACAGCTTTTGTTCCCGTGTGTCTTTTTGAAGATGCTATTGGAGATGTTTGGATCGGGACTATTAGCAATGGTGTTTACCGGCTTTCAACCAGCAACAACACCATTGAACAGGTGAATGGAATTGGCTGTACCGATATCAGCGGTATTACTGAAGATGTAGCCGGGAACATATGGATTGGCACTTTGTTTGGGCTAAGTAAATTTGATAGGACTACCCAACACTTTATTAATTATTATGCCACCGACGGAATTGGAGGAAATCAGTTTAACGAAAAAAGCGTTTGCCGGCTTTCGGATAATACGCTGGTTTTTGGAGGAACGCATGGATTAACTTTTTTCAACCCGATTGATATTAACTACAAGCAAAATATTCCGCTGGTTTTCGAGAACCTTAAAATACACAACAAAATTGAACAGCCGGCCAAAAGCTCAAGTATCGATAAACACCTGTCGTACAAGCCCGATATAACATTAAATTACAACCAGAATAGTTTTACCATTTCGTTTTCGGCTATTGATTACGGAGAATACGAACGTGTAAAATATGCCTATAAAATGGACGGTTACGATAATATATGGATAGATGCCAACAGCAGCCGACAAGCATATTATTCCAACTTGCCGCCCGGGAAATATACATTTCGCGTAAAGATATTTAATAACGAAAACACCATTAACGAAACTCAAAACAAGATTTTTGTACGCATTAAACCGGCTCCATGGTTGAGCTGGCCGGCCCTATCGCTCTATACCATCCTGTTTTTATTTATTGTAGTACTTGTTGTGCGCATGCAACGCCGTATAAAATCAAATAAAGACAAAGCACTGAAAGCCCAAATAGAAATTGAACAGGAACATAAGGTGAATAAAATGAACATGAGTTTCTTCTCCAATTTATCTCATGAATTCAGAACACCATTAACCATGATAAGCGGGCCAATAACCATTTTGAGTAACGATGACCATTTGAAAGAAGAATCGAAACAACTGATATACATCGTACAACGCAGTGTAAACCGAATGCTGCGGTTGGTAAATCAGTTAATGGATTTTAATAAACTGGAGAACGACACGCTTAAACTGAAGGTAAAAACCATTGATATTATATCGGAACTTAATCGTACCATCGACATTTTTAAGCTGAACGCAAAAGAAAAGGAGATTGATATAAACACCTATGGTTTGGAAGACCGGTTTATGATGTGGCTCGATATGGATAAACTGGAAAAAATTGTATCGAACCTCCTCATAAACGCAATAAAATTCAGTGGTTCAAAAGGTAAAATCAATATCACATTCGATGTTATCTCGCGAGAAGAAATTGCCGGTATTTTCCCGCTAACAGTGCAGGATGCCAGCACTCAATGGGTAAAGGTTGCCATTAGCGACACAGGTAAAGGTATTCCTGAAGATAAACTGGAAAAAATATTCGAACGCTATTATCAGCTCAATAATCAAACTAAAGAATATTACAACTGGGGCACCGGTATAGGACTTTACTATTCGCGTCGTTTGGTTGAAATACATCACGGTTTTATAAAGGCCGATAACAACGACGACGGAGGAGCAACATTTACATTTGTACTTCCGGTATCGAAACAAGCGTATTCTCCCGAAGAAAGACAACCTGAAGCGAAAACTCAACAAAATGAATATGTCCCCTTACCGACTGAAGAAGAATATAAATATGAGTTTGCTATTGATGACAACAAGCAAAAACAAAAGCTGCTGATTATTGATGATGAGTCGGAAATTATTCACTACCTGAAAGCATTATTATCGCCTTACTACGATGTTAATTATAAATTTGATGCCGATTCGGCGTTTAAAGAACTGAACGAAACCGAGCCCGATCTGATTCTTTGCGATGTGGTAATGCCGGGAACTGATGGTTTTACATTTAGCCGGAAAGTTAAAGATAGTCTTTCGTTTTGCCATATTCCAATTGTTCTGGTTACGGCAAAAGCCACCGTAGAAAACCAGGTTGAAGGACTTAACAGCGGCGCCGACGCTTATGTTACCAAACCTTTTGATCCGAATTATTTGCTGGCACTTATTAACTCTCAGCTAAGTAACCGAAAAAAGACACAGCGCATATTGGTAGGTGTTACGAAAACCGAAAAAATTGAACAGGATATTCTTACTCCACAAGACAAGAGTTTTATGAGTGAATTATATAAGTTGATGGAGAATGAACTTTCAAATTCGGAATTGAATATCAACCGGATGACCGAAGTATTGAAAATTTCACGTACAAAATTCTACTATAAAGTAAAAGGATTGACCGGTGAAAACCCGGGAATACTGTTTAAAACCTACAAGTTAAACCGTGCTGCCGAGCTAATTCTGGAAGGGAATATGAATATTTCGGAAATTGCCGACATCACAGGATTTAGCACACCATCGCATTTTTCGGTTAGTTTTAAAAAACACTTTGGTGTGTCGCCGAAAAATTACCACGGTTAG
- a CDS encoding RagB/SusD family nutrient uptake outer membrane protein has translation MKRITLIYLAAIAMVLTMFSCEDELDIVQKGAVSLEEYYGSDESAEGAVTAIYGELREMMYNYKFLKNICSDDIWAGGADRGDNNDLEKMNEFTFSAEHAFLSGCFQSYYNIIYNANIVMKYMQPDSEVKKQMLAEAKVFRALAYIDLISMWGTPPLVDHPLEPSEYQMANGDPAQLWALVETDLTEAIASGSLIEKSGVNDNSVYRVTKQFAQTLLGKAYLYQGKNSESAAAFELVISSNLYDLYEGEYDDIFAFSNKNNCESMFEVNRVVDANNVWDNFDFWHLMIHFRTDRFTARPVTALGLSDLGWGFCLPQKDLYDAFVAEEGEDGYRLNRTMKTYEQIQEMGASMDPGKTIIAEGYFFWKTRITKDAVPAAGSNFTWDHNVRIMRYADVLLMAAEANLLAGNQDKADTYLNKVRSRAKLGNKTATMEAIKTERRLELCFEDVRYQDLIRWGDAASVLSGQGKEYPVMTSNGAVTFKSTGNSEGKYGFQERNTLFPFPSTEIQLNKNIVQNPGW, from the coding sequence ATGAAAAGAATAACATTAATATATTTAGCCGCCATAGCAATGGTTCTCACCATGTTCTCGTGCGAAGATGAATTGGATATAGTGCAAAAAGGTGCTGTTAGTTTAGAAGAATATTATGGTAGCGACGAAAGTGCAGAAGGAGCAGTAACTGCAATTTACGGCGAATTGCGTGAAATGATGTACAATTACAAATTTCTGAAAAACATTTGTTCCGACGATATTTGGGCAGGTGGTGCCGACCGTGGCGACAACAACGACCTGGAAAAAATGAACGAATTTACCTTTAGTGCCGAACACGCTTTTCTTTCGGGATGTTTCCAGAGCTATTACAATATTATCTACAATGCCAATATTGTAATGAAATATATGCAACCCGATTCTGAGGTTAAAAAGCAAATGCTTGCTGAGGCAAAAGTATTTCGTGCCCTGGCTTATATCGATCTCATTTCGATGTGGGGAACGCCTCCTTTGGTAGATCATCCGTTGGAGCCATCGGAATATCAAATGGCAAACGGAGATCCGGCACAATTATGGGCGTTGGTTGAAACCGATTTAACTGAAGCTATTGCCTCGGGGAGTTTGATCGAGAAATCGGGCGTAAATGATAATTCGGTTTACCGTGTTACCAAACAATTTGCACAAACCTTATTGGGGAAAGCCTATTTGTACCAAGGGAAAAATTCGGAATCGGCTGCAGCTTTCGAGTTGGTAATCAGTTCAAATCTTTACGATTTATATGAGGGTGAATATGATGATATTTTTGCTTTCTCGAATAAGAATAATTGCGAATCGATGTTTGAGGTGAACCGTGTTGTAGATGCAAATAACGTTTGGGATAACTTCGATTTTTGGCATTTAATGATTCACTTCCGAACTGACCGTTTTACAGCTAGACCGGTTACGGCTTTGGGATTATCAGATTTGGGCTGGGGATTTTGTTTACCACAAAAAGACTTATACGATGCATTTGTTGCTGAAGAAGGTGAGGATGGATATCGTTTAAACCGTACGATGAAAACCTATGAGCAAATTCAGGAAATGGGGGCCAGTATGGATCCCGGAAAAACAATTATTGCGGAAGGCTATTTTTTCTGGAAAACAAGAATAACCAAAGATGCAGTGCCGGCAGCAGGATCTAACTTCACCTGGGATCACAACGTGCGTATTATGCGTTATGCCGATGTGCTTTTAATGGCTGCAGAAGCCAACTTGCTGGCAGGTAACCAGGACAAAGCCGATACTTACCTGAACAAGGTTCGTTCGCGCGCTAAATTAGGCAATAAAACTGCAACAATGGAGGCCATTAAAACAGAGCGTAGGCTTGAATTGTGTTTCGAGGATGTTCGCTATCAGGATTTAATTCGCTGGGGTGATGCAGCATCAGTACTGTCAGGCCAGGGAAAAGAGTATCCGGTTATGACTTCAAACGGCGCTGTAACTTTTAAATCAACCGGAAACAGCGAAGGAAAATACGGATTTCAGGAACGAAATACCTTGTTCCCATTTCCATCAACCGAGATTCAGTTAAACAAAAATATTGTTCAAAATCCGGGTTGGTAA
- a CDS encoding carboxylesterase/lipase family protein, producing the protein MKPIKLIILTFLVLIFGACTTPEDNTQATCNSHEIVTSTNSSVVSTEAGEVAGYIENGIYTYKGIPYAEADRFMPPHSPAPWKGIRSSRAYGPVCPQGKRTGWYSDEQAFAFDWDDGYADENCLRVNIWTQGINDKKKRPVMVWLHGGGYSAGSGQELPAYDGAALCKKGDVVLVSLNHRLNVLGFLDLSAFGEKYAKSGNVGLLDLVEALKWVKNNIEQFGGDPQNVTIFGQSGGGGKVSTLMATPAAAGLFDKAIVQSGSLLNVMQPKYSRKIGLTTLHELGLKPSQIDELAKVPYEKLLEAANKAVLKIRKEAGTEGLDALLFGWEPTVDGNVLPWQPADVKAIELSKGIPLLEGTTLHEFTASAYNPALRNIDQEGAVNELKKRYGEKTHEFLSVFKKAYPNYQPKDLLDVDFLFRPKVLEQASLRCNKQGAPVYTYLFTWESPVLDGMFRSTHCMELPFVFNNISRCKPLTGGEPEAYKLAEKMSSAWISFAKTGNPNTGKLPTWKPYSIQEGATMLFNNNCEVVYNHDKELVELVNSFPKTLN; encoded by the coding sequence ATGAAGCCAATAAAACTTATTATTCTAACTTTTTTAGTTCTGATTTTTGGGGCATGTACTACGCCCGAGGATAATACGCAAGCCACATGTAATAGTCATGAAATTGTGACATCTACCAATTCCTCCGTTGTTTCAACCGAAGCAGGTGAGGTGGCCGGATATATTGAAAATGGTATTTATACATATAAGGGAATTCCTTATGCCGAAGCCGACCGTTTTATGCCACCACATTCTCCTGCTCCATGGAAAGGAATAAGAAGCAGCCGCGCTTATGGTCCGGTTTGCCCACAAGGAAAAAGAACGGGGTGGTATTCGGATGAACAGGCTTTTGCTTTTGACTGGGATGATGGTTATGCCGACGAGAACTGCCTTCGTGTAAATATCTGGACACAGGGAATTAACGACAAGAAAAAACGCCCGGTAATGGTTTGGTTACATGGTGGTGGCTATTCTGCCGGATCGGGGCAGGAGCTTCCGGCATACGACGGAGCAGCACTGTGTAAAAAAGGAGATGTAGTTCTGGTTTCGTTGAATCACCGTTTAAATGTGCTGGGTTTTCTTGATCTGTCTGCTTTTGGCGAGAAATATGCAAAATCAGGAAATGTTGGTTTGCTCGATCTTGTAGAAGCCTTAAAATGGGTGAAGAACAATATTGAACAATTTGGTGGCGATCCGCAGAATGTTACCATTTTCGGTCAATCGGGCGGAGGAGGAAAAGTTAGTACATTAATGGCTACCCCGGCTGCCGCTGGTTTATTTGATAAGGCAATTGTACAAAGCGGTTCCTTGTTAAATGTCATGCAGCCTAAATATTCCAGAAAAATCGGGTTGACTACTTTGCATGAGCTTGGTTTAAAACCATCGCAAATTGATGAGTTGGCAAAAGTCCCTTATGAAAAGTTACTTGAAGCAGCAAACAAGGCGGTTTTAAAGATAAGGAAAGAAGCCGGAACTGAAGGTCTTGACGCCTTACTTTTTGGATGGGAGCCAACGGTTGATGGAAATGTATTGCCCTGGCAGCCTGCTGATGTAAAGGCTATTGAACTATCCAAAGGAATTCCTCTGCTGGAGGGAACAACCTTACATGAGTTTACGGCAAGTGCCTACAATCCTGCATTGCGAAATATTGATCAGGAAGGAGCAGTAAACGAACTTAAAAAACGATATGGTGAGAAAACGCATGAATTCTTATCCGTTTTTAAAAAGGCCTATCCAAATTATCAACCAAAGGATTTACTTGATGTCGATTTTCTTTTCCGACCGAAGGTGTTAGAACAGGCGTCACTGCGATGCAATAAGCAGGGGGCACCTGTATATACTTACCTGTTCACCTGGGAGTCGCCGGTGTTGGATGGAATGTTCCGTTCAACGCATTGTATGGAATTGCCTTTTGTTTTCAATAATATTTCGCGCTGTAAACCATTAACGGGTGGAGAACCCGAAGCTTATAAGTTGGCTGAAAAAATGAGTTCGGCCTGGATCAGCTTTGCAAAAACCGGAAACCCGAATACCGGGAAGTTGCCAACCTGGAAGCCCTACTCAATTCAGGAAGGAGCAACAATGCTTTTTAACAATAATTGTGAGGTGGTCTACAATCATGATAAAGAACTTGTGGAGTTGGTAAACTCATTCCCAAAGACATTGAATTAA
- a CDS encoding TonB-dependent receptor, translating to MRNYNVSPVRYLMKSYRLLSKMLIVGFLMISTLAFSQTNIEVTGTVSDSGGELLPGVTVVVQGTTNGTITDIDGNYALKNVPSDATLQFSFIGMKSTAVAVGGQTIINVTLESANIALDEVIAIGYGVQKKSSVTGAISQVKAEDMENRTITNPLQAIAGKTAGTQVYSNSASPGSSPTIRIRGINSNNSISPLYVVDGRIASSIAGIEPNDIESMEILKDAASAAIYGAQAGNGVVLITTKKGKKGIGTLSYDFQYTIQRLGKTPQVMNSEQFIDYWTEAGKFNMDRVYQYWDFEQNTNWVNEIFESSVMQRHNISFQGGNEKGSYYLSGSILDNDGMVVGDADTYKRYTGMINSNYNIKPWLEVGTNNQLEYYERRSVSEGSEYGSLILSTLQLDPMTAVTYTEDNMPDNMASALANYRATGVGELLSDGNGNYYSVSPFLTSENLNPLIMRDNAYSRNSGFNINGTAFLNLKPIKGLVATTRFSYLLSAAESYGYAQDYYANSMSYKNFMELNASSSNNIRIQWENFATYNRSFDKHNLTAMIGTSFTKIRSFGVSGSKEGTEDDFGVQRDDPRYYYFAYATSEAIKDVSGGEPILRTQNAYFGRFGYNYDEKYLAEIVMRTDAFDSAYLPFDNRWGYFPGGSFGWVVSKESFMQDTSSWIDFLKLRASWGQNGSLAGLGSYAYRTAVTSTGSYPFSTSPIYSIGYKPSTTGNQELKWETNEQTDIGIDARFLKSKLSMTFDYFVKKTKDLIVTGVTPSTIVGNTASPINAGNIENTGFEFEIGWKDMKGDFAYDVRGNISSIKNKVTNIHESLDYIPGADFHTIKGITRFEVGKPAWYFYGYEFKGIDAATGDPVFVDQNSDDIINDGDKIDLGKGIPDLTYGITLNAAYKGFDAIVFGQGSYGNDIYSCLNRTDYAVNSLTYFTENRWTADNPNGIRPRAGANDMDKYYTSSAAVFDGSYFKIKQIQLGYTLPDAVLNKIGIKKLRVYASLEDYFTFTKYKGFDPEITGFRDSDGNFLGNSIGVDKGSYPNSKKVIFGFNVSF from the coding sequence ATGAGGAATTACAACGTAAGTCCGGTGCGATATTTAATGAAATCGTATCGGCTTTTATCAAAAATGCTCATTGTTGGTTTTTTAATGATTTCAACATTAGCATTTTCGCAAACCAATATTGAAGTAACAGGAACTGTCTCGGATAGTGGCGGGGAGCTGTTACCCGGAGTTACGGTGGTTGTACAGGGCACAACAAACGGAACAATTACCGACATTGATGGAAACTATGCACTTAAAAATGTGCCTTCGGATGCAACTTTGCAGTTTTCGTTTATCGGAATGAAATCGACAGCAGTTGCAGTTGGTGGTCAAACTATTATTAATGTAACATTGGAAAGTGCAAATATTGCTCTTGACGAAGTGATTGCTATTGGTTACGGTGTTCAGAAAAAAAGCTCAGTTACTGGTGCTATTTCGCAGGTAAAGGCGGAAGATATGGAGAACCGTACCATTACAAATCCACTTCAGGCAATAGCCGGTAAAACGGCAGGAACACAGGTTTATTCGAACTCGGCATCGCCGGGTAGTTCTCCAACTATCCGAATCAGGGGTATTAACTCTAACAACTCAATCTCTCCATTGTATGTGGTTGACGGACGTATTGCCTCCTCAATTGCAGGTATCGAGCCTAACGATATCGAGAGCATGGAAATTTTGAAAGATGCTGCATCGGCAGCCATTTATGGTGCCCAAGCCGGTAACGGGGTTGTATTAATAACCACGAAAAAAGGTAAAAAGGGGATAGGTACACTTTCTTACGATTTTCAATATACCATACAACGTTTAGGCAAAACTCCCCAGGTAATGAACTCGGAACAATTTATCGATTACTGGACTGAAGCCGGTAAATTTAATATGGATCGCGTTTACCAATATTGGGATTTTGAGCAAAATACCAATTGGGTGAACGAGATTTTTGAGTCGTCGGTAATGCAGCGTCACAATATCAGTTTCCAGGGAGGAAATGAAAAAGGAAGTTACTATTTGTCGGGCAGTATATTGGATAACGACGGTATGGTAGTTGGCGATGCCGACACCTACAAACGCTATACCGGCATGATAAATAGCAACTACAACATTAAGCCCTGGTTAGAAGTTGGAACGAACAATCAGTTGGAATACTACGAAAGAAGATCGGTTTCTGAAGGATCAGAATACGGTTCGCTTATTCTGAGTACGTTACAGCTCGATCCGATGACGGCAGTAACCTACACCGAAGATAATATGCCGGACAATATGGCATCTGCCCTGGCCAACTACAGAGCTACTGGTGTTGGCGAGCTGTTGAGCGATGGAAACGGTAACTACTACAGCGTTTCTCCATTTCTTACCAGCGAAAATCTCAATCCGCTAATTATGCGTGATAACGCCTATTCAAGGAACTCTGGTTTTAATATTAACGGAACAGCCTTTTTAAACCTGAAACCAATTAAAGGGCTTGTTGCCACAACGCGTTTTTCGTACCTGCTTAGTGCAGCTGAAAGTTATGGTTATGCTCAGGATTATTATGCCAACTCTATGTCGTATAAGAACTTTATGGAGTTAAACGCATCCAGTTCGAATAACATTCGGATTCAGTGGGAAAACTTTGCCACTTACAACCGTTCGTTCGACAAACACAACCTAACTGCAATGATAGGTACATCGTTTACAAAAATCCGTTCATTTGGCGTTTCCGGAAGTAAAGAAGGTACAGAGGATGATTTTGGTGTACAACGAGACGATCCGCGTTACTATTATTTTGCTTATGCTACTTCAGAAGCCATCAAAGATGTTTCGGGCGGAGAACCTATTTTGCGCACTCAAAACGCTTATTTTGGTCGTTTCGGATATAACTACGACGAAAAGTACCTGGCCGAAATTGTAATGCGTACCGATGCTTTCGACTCGGCTTACCTACCGTTCGACAACCGTTGGGGCTACTTTCCCGGAGGATCTTTTGGCTGGGTAGTTTCTAAAGAATCGTTTATGCAGGATACTTCATCCTGGATCGACTTTTTGAAATTGCGTGCCAGTTGGGGACAAAACGGTTCATTGGCAGGCCTAGGTAGTTACGCCTACCGCACTGCTGTTACAAGCACAGGCAGTTATCCGTTTAGCACTTCGCCGATATACAGTATAGGTTACAAACCGTCAACAACTGGTAACCAGGAATTAAAATGGGAAACCAACGAACAAACCGACATAGGTATTGATGCCCGATTCCTGAAAAGCAAGTTATCTATGACTTTCGACTATTTCGTTAAAAAAACCAAGGACTTGATTGTAACCGGAGTTACCCCTTCTACCATTGTGGGTAACACTGCATCGCCTATTAATGCGGGTAATATCGAAAACACCGGTTTTGAATTTGAAATTGGATGGAAAGACATGAAAGGCGATTTTGCCTACGATGTGAGGGGAAATATCTCGTCAATTAAAAATAAAGTAACCAATATTCACGAATCGCTGGATTATATCCCCGGAGCAGATTTCCATACTATCAAGGGGATTACCCGTTTTGAAGTAGGGAAACCAGCCTGGTATTTTTATGGTTACGAGTTTAAAGGTATTGATGCAGCTACGGGAGATCCTGTTTTTGTTGATCAGAATTCGGATGACATCATTAACGATGGTGATAAAATTGACCTGGGAAAAGGGATACCTGATTTGACTTACGGTATTACGTTAAATGCAGCTTATAAAGGTTTCGATGCAATCGTATTTGGTCAGGGATCGTATGGAAATGATATTTACTCGTGTCTGAACCGTACTGATTATGCCGTAAACAGCTTAACCTATTTTACCGAAAACAGATGGACTGCTGATAACCCAAATGGAATAAGACCCCGTGCAGGAGCTAATGATATGGACAAATATTATACTTCGTCGGCTGCGGTTTTCGATGGTTCATATTTCAAGATTAAACAAATTCAATTGGGTTACACGCTTCCTGATGCAGTGCTTAATAAAATTGGTATTAAAAAGCTGAGGGTTTATGCATCGCTTGAAGATTACTTCACATTTACAAAATATAAAGGCTTTGACCCTGAAATTACTGGTTTTAGAGATTCAGACGGGAACTTTCTGGGGAACTCTATAGGAGTTGATAAAGGAAGTTATCCGAACTCAAAGAAAGTCATCTTTGGCTTTAATGTGTCATTCTAA